A genomic window from Brassica oleracea var. oleracea cultivar TO1000 chromosome C8, BOL, whole genome shotgun sequence includes:
- the LOC106308793 gene encoding glutathione S-transferase T3-like — MDFNPFTESSNFVELLSSQQNVVFGNISDSVSLSSSQVPFLGSQGTDDSNFGEDTQANRKERRTWTPTDDVVLISSWLKTRKDPVVGNEQRSLTFWKNIVAYFSASPKLDGCEKREASHCKNRWHKINDLVCKFCGAYEAATREKSSEQNENDKWCELSTTKNDGSSKKKKCEDGSHSTSSKAVEEDYALDDEGTNRPPSVKVAKACSKKTVVDGKELSEFQTMWSIKKQDLALKERLSKMKLLDSFIAKQEPLVDYEEALKKKLLMS, encoded by the exons ATGGATTTTAATCCATTTACTGAGTCTTCAAACTTTGTTGAACTGCTTAGCAGTCAACAAAATGTTGTCTTTGGTAACATATCAGATAGTGTTTCACTATCTTCATCGCAAGTTCCCTTCTTAGGCAGTCAAGGCACCGATGATTCAAACTTTGGTGAAGACACTCAAGCCAATCGTAAAGAAAGAAGGACGTGGACGCCAACAGACGATGTAGTGCTCATCAGCTCGTGGTTAAAAACGAGAAAAGATCCCGTAGTAGGGAATGAGCAAAGGTCTCTTACTTTCTGGAAAAACATTGTTGCGTACTTCTCGGCTAGTCCAAAGCTTGATGGCTGTGAAAAGAGAGAGGCATCTCACTGTAAGAATCGTTGGCACAAAATCAATGACTTAGTTTGCAAGTTTTGTGGAGCATATGAAGCTGCAACCAGAGAGAAAAGCAGTGAGCAAAATGAGAATGAT AAGTGGTGTGAGCTGTCTACGACTAAAAATGATGGAAGCTCCAAGAAGAAGAAGTGTGAGGATGGTTCACATTCAACAAGCTCTAAAGCAGTTGAAGAAGATTATGCTCTTGATGATGAAGGAACAAATCGTCCCCCGAGTGTTAAGGTAGCAAAAGCCTGTTCTAAGAAGACAGTGGTTGATGGGAAGGAGCTATCTGAGTTTCAGACAATGTGGAGCATCAAGAAGCAAGATTTAGCTTTGAAAGAAAGGTTGTCCAAGATGAAGCTACTTGACAGTTTCATTGCTAAACAAGAACCTCTAGTGGATTATGAAGAAGCTTTGAAGAAGAAACTCTTGATGAGTTGA